One part of the Aurantibacillus circumpalustris genome encodes these proteins:
- a CDS encoding glycosyltransferase family 2 protein: MKLSIVIPAYNEEESITETIEKIEEAFKNVKIDHEIFVVNDNSKDNTIKVLEGLSKQYPSLRYETNMGPNGFGFAVRFGLERYSGDCVAVMMADLSDSPYDLIKFYTTMLEGNYDCVFGSRFMKGGKLIDYPWLKKIINRIANRIIQIVMRIKYNDTTNAFKLYKRHTIDGIKPFLSPHFNLTIELPLKAIIRGYSYAVVPNSWTNRKYGESKLKMREMGSRYFFILMYCFIEKYFSRGDFNKKW; encoded by the coding sequence ATGAAATTAAGTATTGTAATACCAGCCTACAACGAGGAAGAGTCGATTACTGAAACAATTGAAAAGATTGAAGAGGCTTTTAAGAACGTGAAAATTGATCACGAAATCTTTGTGGTGAATGATAATTCAAAAGACAATACTATAAAAGTTTTGGAAGGTCTTTCAAAACAATACCCTTCTCTGCGTTATGAAACCAATATGGGGCCAAATGGTTTTGGTTTTGCTGTGCGTTTTGGTTTAGAAAGGTATTCGGGAGACTGTGTGGCCGTTATGATGGCTGATTTATCAGATTCTCCCTACGATCTTATAAAGTTTTATACTACCATGTTAGAAGGTAATTATGATTGTGTGTTTGGTAGCAGGTTTATGAAAGGTGGAAAACTAATTGATTACCCTTGGTTAAAAAAAATAATTAATAGAATTGCAAACCGTATTATTCAAATCGTAATGCGTATTAAGTACAATGATACAACTAATGCCTTTAAACTTTATAAAAGGCATACTATTGACGGAATAAAACCTTTTTTATCGCCACATTTTAACCTTACGATTGAATTACCCCTTAAAGCAATTATCAGAGGATATTCTTATGCGGTTGTACCAAATAGCTGGACTAACAGGAAGTACGGGGAATCTAAATTAAAAATGCGGGAAATGGGCAGCCGATATTTTTTTATTCTTATGTATTGTTTTATTGAAAAGTATTTTTCGAGAGGCGATTTTAATAAGAAGTGGTAG
- a CDS encoding FkbM family methyltransferase → MGIRTRVIQLLIDINERIIFYPKLKKFYTEKLKTDSITIMDVGSNKGQSIDFFLNLDSKASIYGFEPNRNLYLNLVKKYDHNKNIHLNNYGISNKASMLLFHENVLDETSSFEELNYDSAYLERKAKILGVEKKGLIKKSYEVKVKALGDFLAGKQNLFFDVLKIDVEGHEWQCLKGLFRKKNENYPIRFIQIESHNDDMYKNSNGDKVLGLLNENGFFEVARFKHGFGDFYEIIFENKKNK, encoded by the coding sequence ATGGGGATAAGAACCAGAGTTATACAACTTTTAATTGATATCAATGAGAGGATTATTTTTTATCCTAAGCTAAAAAAGTTCTATACCGAGAAACTTAAAACTGATAGTATTACGATAATGGATGTTGGAAGTAATAAAGGACAAAGTATAGATTTTTTTTTAAATTTAGATTCAAAGGCTTCTATTTATGGATTTGAACCGAATAGAAATCTTTATCTGAATTTGGTTAAAAAGTACGACCACAACAAAAACATTCATTTAAATAATTATGGGATTAGTAACAAAGCCAGTATGTTACTTTTTCATGAAAATGTTTTGGATGAAACATCCTCATTTGAAGAATTAAATTATGATTCTGCTTATCTTGAAAGAAAAGCAAAAATTTTGGGTGTTGAGAAAAAAGGGTTGATTAAAAAATCTTATGAAGTAAAAGTAAAGGCTTTGGGCGATTTTTTAGCGGGTAAACAAAATCTATTTTTTGATGTGCTAAAGATTGATGTAGAAGGACATGAGTGGCAATGTTTAAAAGGTTTGTTTAGGAAAAAAAATGAGAATTATCCTATTAGGTTTATTCAGATAGAAAGTCATAACGATGATATGTACAAGAATTCTAACGGTGATAAAGTGTTAGGGCTTTTAAACGAAAACGGTTTTTTTGAGGTTGCTAGATTCAAACACGGATTTGGTGATTTTTATGAAATTATATTTGAAAATAAAAAAAATAAATGA
- a CDS encoding NAD-dependent epimerase/dehydratase family protein has translation MNICIVTGSSGLIGSESVSFFSSKFDKIIGIDNNMRAVFFGKDASTEWNTKRLVDSTANFEHHALDIRDMDGLNKLFAKYNTDIKLIVHAAAQPSHDWAAREPITDFTVNANGTLNMLEAARLHCPKATFIFTSTNKVYGDTPNYLPLVELEKRWEIDTKHPYYKEGIDEFMSIDQTKHSLFGASKVAADVLVQEYGKYFEMNTGVFRGGCLTGPNHSGTQLHGFLSYLMKCAITGDKYTVFGYHGKQVRDNIHSWDLVNMFWHFYQNPKKGEVYNAGGGRHSNCSMAEAIDLCEKITGKKMNYEYTEANRIGDHIWWISDLTKFKKDYPEWTWKYDINDILTQIHSNMSQRQL, from the coding sequence ATGAATATATGTATTGTTACCGGATCTTCCGGATTGATTGGGAGTGAATCCGTTTCGTTTTTTTCTTCTAAATTTGATAAAATTATTGGCATCGATAATAACATGCGCGCAGTGTTTTTTGGAAAAGATGCATCAACCGAATGGAATACTAAACGGTTAGTCGATTCCACCGCCAATTTTGAACACCATGCTCTTGATATAAGGGATATGGATGGTCTTAATAAATTGTTTGCAAAGTATAACACAGATATTAAATTGATAGTACATGCAGCGGCGCAACCTAGTCACGATTGGGCGGCAAGAGAGCCTATTACCGATTTTACAGTAAACGCAAACGGTACATTAAATATGCTTGAAGCAGCACGATTGCATTGTCCTAAAGCGACATTTATTTTCACCTCTACTAATAAAGTATATGGTGATACTCCGAATTACTTGCCTTTGGTTGAATTAGAAAAAAGATGGGAGATTGACACGAAACATCCTTATTACAAAGAAGGAATAGATGAATTTATGAGTATTGATCAAACCAAGCATTCATTGTTTGGTGCGTCAAAAGTTGCTGCCGATGTTCTTGTTCAGGAGTATGGTAAATATTTTGAAATGAATACAGGTGTTTTTAGAGGAGGTTGTTTAACTGGCCCAAATCATTCAGGTACTCAGTTGCACGGTTTTCTTTCGTATTTAATGAAATGCGCCATAACAGGAGATAAATACACCGTTTTTGGATACCATGGCAAACAGGTAAGAGATAATATTCATAGTTGGGATCTGGTAAATATGTTTTGGCATTTTTATCAAAATCCGAAAAAAGGCGAGGTTTATAATGCCGGAGGCGGAAGGCATTCTAATTGCTCGATGGCAGAAGCTATTGATTTGTGTGAAAAAATAACTGGCAAAAAAATGAATTATGAATATACTGAGGCGAATAGAATTGGAGATCATATATGGTGGATAAGTGATCTTACAAAGTTTAAAAAGGATTATCCGGAATGGACGTGGAAGTACGATATTAATGATATTCTTACGCAAATTCATTCAAATATGTCTCAAAGACAACTCTAA
- a CDS encoding NAD-dependent epimerase/dehydratase family protein, which produces MKILITGGAGFVGSSLSIQLKKKYPNYSIVAFDNLKRRGSELSLVDFKKIGVDFIHGDIRNLEDINSLGEFDVLIEASAEPSVMAGLNSDPTYVINNNLFGSINCFNACLKNKAKLIFLSTSRVYPINRIENADFEDEETRFSFTDKQTEKGISKQGISEDLSLQGSRSFYGTTKLASELFIQEYAAFYNLQAAITRFGVIAGPRQMGKTDQGIATLWMAKHFWNQSLKYIGYGGFGKQVRDLLHIDDLVELIDLQIHSIEKFNDKVYNVGGGLAGSASLLEMSGICSQITGNKIKIESEIQNRPADLRIFVTDNSKIEKELGWKPKKNVEMIFSDIFSWIKTNEEQLKLILK; this is translated from the coding sequence ATGAAGATATTAATAACCGGTGGAGCAGGGTTTGTTGGCTCATCATTATCTATACAACTAAAAAAAAAATACCCTAATTATTCAATTGTTGCTTTTGATAATTTAAAACGGAGGGGTTCTGAATTAAGTTTAGTGGATTTTAAAAAAATTGGTGTAGATTTTATTCATGGCGATATTCGCAATCTTGAAGATATTAATTCGCTTGGGGAGTTTGATGTTTTAATTGAGGCATCGGCGGAACCTTCGGTGATGGCGGGTTTAAATTCCGATCCAACTTACGTGATTAATAACAATCTTTTTGGGTCTATAAATTGCTTTAATGCCTGTTTAAAAAATAAAGCCAAATTAATTTTTCTTTCAACTAGTCGTGTATACCCAATAAATAGAATTGAAAATGCTGATTTTGAGGATGAAGAAACACGTTTTTCATTCACCGATAAACAAACTGAAAAAGGAATTTCTAAGCAGGGTATTTCTGAAGATTTAAGTCTTCAAGGATCAAGATCATTTTATGGAACTACAAAACTAGCATCTGAACTTTTTATTCAGGAGTACGCTGCATTTTATAATCTGCAAGCAGCGATTACGCGATTTGGGGTAATTGCTGGACCTAGACAAATGGGTAAAACAGATCAAGGTATTGCAACTCTTTGGATGGCCAAACATTTCTGGAACCAATCTTTGAAATATATTGGCTATGGTGGTTTTGGGAAACAAGTAAGAGACTTACTTCATATTGATGATTTGGTAGAATTGATCGATTTACAAATTCACTCCATAGAAAAATTTAATGATAAAGTATACAATGTTGGTGGCGGTTTGGCTGGAAGTGCTTCTTTGCTTGAAATGAGTGGTATTTGCTCTCAAATTACAGGAAATAAAATTAAGATAGAGAGCGAAATCCAAAACCGTCCGGCAGATCTCAGAATTTTTGTTACTGATAATAGTAAAATTGAAAAGGAATTAGGGTGGAAACCAAAAAAAAATGTTGAAATGATTTTCTCAGATATTTTTAGTTGGATCAAAACAAATGAAGAGCAACTAAAATTAATTCTTAAATAA